Proteins encoded by one window of Cylindrospermum stagnale PCC 7417:
- a CDS encoding DUF1614 domain-containing protein, translating to MIYLPVSLLLFLVLLLLLPFIWFAVAVDVVEIAVAKLGFSPNIAFLLLVLIILTSTINIPLYRLQAPIQLADDFATLWVREFWGIPLRKVASSTVIAVNVGGGLIPVALALYQFTQGNALAILLVTAIVTVVSYFAARVVPGIGIQMNPLLAPLTAAVSAMLIASPHAAPVAFAGGVLGTLIGADLLHLKDIQAMSSGVLSIGGAGVFDGIALCGLFALLLS from the coding sequence ATGATCTATCTACCAGTTTCATTACTTTTATTTCTGGTGTTATTACTACTGCTACCATTTATCTGGTTTGCTGTGGCAGTAGATGTGGTAGAAATTGCCGTTGCTAAATTGGGATTTTCTCCTAACATTGCCTTTTTATTACTGGTGCTAATTATTCTCACCAGCACAATTAATATACCCTTATACCGTCTACAAGCTCCGATTCAATTGGCAGATGATTTCGCCACGCTGTGGGTAAGAGAATTTTGGGGTATACCTTTAAGGAAAGTGGCTAGCTCAACTGTGATCGCCGTGAATGTGGGTGGGGGCTTAATTCCGGTGGCGTTGGCACTGTACCAATTTACTCAAGGTAATGCTTTGGCAATTTTGCTAGTTACGGCGATTGTGACTGTTGTCAGCTACTTTGCGGCGCGAGTAGTGCCGGGAATAGGTATCCAAATGAATCCGTTGCTGGCTCCCTTAACTGCTGCTGTATCTGCAATGTTAATTGCCTCACCCCATGCGGCTCCTGTGGCCTTTGCCGGTGGAGTTCTTGGGACTCTAATAGGTGCTGATTTGCTGCATCTAAAAGATATTCAAGCTATGAGTTCCGGGGTATTGAGTATTGGTGGTGCTGGGGTGTTTGATGGCATTGCTTTGTGTGGTCTATTTGCTCTGTTATTAAGCTGA
- a CDS encoding lectin-like protein, producing the protein MKLTCLNPLWVKKLSIVTATAAAMTLGIGSAASAATFTNPSNGHQYFLTTTDSWTGAQSQAVAAGGNLVTINDAAENNWLVSTFGGVERLWIGFTDVVQEGAFKWISGQPVTYTNWAPGEPNNFAGSEDYAFTNWNIAGIWNDSSGGFGGNRKLGGIVEVEPSKSVPEPATLGGILLVGTVSMFLKKKKLAAA; encoded by the coding sequence ATGAAACTGACCTGCCTTAATCCCCTATGGGTGAAGAAGCTATCAATAGTGACTGCAACAGCAGCAGCTATGACTTTGGGAATAGGAAGCGCGGCCTCTGCTGCCACCTTCACCAACCCAAGCAATGGACACCAATATTTTTTAACGACTACCGATTCATGGACTGGCGCTCAATCTCAGGCTGTAGCTGCGGGAGGAAATCTGGTTACGATCAACGATGCAGCCGAAAACAATTGGCTCGTCAGCACTTTTGGTGGTGTTGAGCGGCTTTGGATTGGCTTCACTGATGTAGTTCAAGAAGGTGCATTTAAATGGATCAGTGGACAGCCTGTGACATATACAAATTGGGCACCTGGTGAGCCAAACAACTTCGCTGGTTCTGAAGATTATGCATTCACCAACTGGAATATTGCTGGCATCTGGAACGATTCCTCTGGTGGATTTGGAGGCAACAGAAAATTAGGCGGGATCGTAGAAGTAGAACCAAGTAAATCTGTCCCTGAACCAGCTACTCTTGGCGGTATCTTGCTAGTTGGTACCGTGAGTATGTTCTTGAAAAAGAAGAAATTGGCAGCTGCTTAA
- the ftsH gene encoding ATP-dependent zinc metalloprotease FtsH, with the protein MPVETNNKNQLKPPRVRQFGGSFLILLTLLLLLNLIVPSFFGMRLPQVPYSTFLAQVEAGKVVRAIVGSDRIQYSVKTETADAEQTEKVFTTTPVALDLDLPKILREHNVEFAAPPPNQNGWLGTLISWVAPPLIFFGIWAFLINRQGGGPAALTVGKSKARIYSEGNTGVKFIDVAGVDEAKAELEEIIDFLKNATKYTNLGAKIPKGVLLIGPPGTGKTMLAKAIAGEASVPFFSISGSEFIELFVGVGAARVRDLFEQAKQQAPCIVFIDELDALGKSRGGAGPIMGGNDEREQTLNQLLTEMDGFDTNTGVIIIAATNRPEILDPALRRPGRFDRQVLLDRPDKIGREAILKVHARNVKLAEDVNLGTIATRTPGFAGADLANLVNEAALLAARQNRSSVTMADFNEAIERLVAGLEKRSRVLNETEKKTVAYHEVGHAIIAALMPGAGKVEKISVVPRGVGALGYTIQMPEEDRFLMVEDEIRGRIATLLGGRSAEEIVFGKVSTGAADDIQKATDLAERVVTIYGMSDRLGPVAFEKIQQQFLEGYPNPRRAISPQVAEEIDREVKQIVDNAHHIALSILQHNRDLLEKTAQQLLQTEILEGKQLREHLQQVQAPAEMAEWLRTGKLSEDNRRVETVLL; encoded by the coding sequence ATGCCTGTAGAAACTAATAACAAGAACCAGCTTAAACCACCGCGAGTTCGGCAGTTTGGCGGCAGTTTTTTAATTTTGCTAACGCTGTTGTTACTACTGAACCTGATTGTTCCAAGTTTTTTTGGGATGCGATTACCGCAAGTTCCTTATAGCACGTTTTTGGCGCAGGTAGAAGCGGGTAAGGTGGTTCGGGCGATTGTGGGAAGCGATCGCATTCAATACTCTGTCAAAACCGAAACTGCCGATGCTGAACAGACAGAAAAGGTATTCACTACGACACCAGTAGCCCTAGATTTGGATTTACCAAAGATTCTTCGGGAACATAATGTAGAGTTTGCCGCACCACCACCCAATCAAAATGGCTGGCTTGGCACTTTAATCAGTTGGGTAGCACCACCGTTAATTTTCTTTGGAATTTGGGCCTTTTTAATCAATCGTCAGGGTGGTGGACCGGCGGCGTTAACGGTAGGTAAAAGCAAAGCGCGGATCTATTCTGAAGGCAATACTGGCGTTAAATTTATTGATGTAGCCGGCGTAGATGAAGCTAAAGCCGAACTCGAAGAAATCATCGATTTTCTCAAAAATGCAACCAAATACACGAATTTAGGCGCAAAAATTCCCAAAGGTGTGTTGTTGATTGGACCTCCAGGAACAGGTAAAACAATGCTAGCAAAAGCGATCGCCGGCGAAGCTAGTGTTCCCTTCTTCAGCATCTCTGGTTCAGAATTTATCGAATTGTTCGTTGGTGTAGGTGCAGCTAGAGTCCGCGACTTATTTGAACAAGCCAAACAACAAGCACCCTGTATCGTCTTTATCGATGAATTAGACGCCCTGGGTAAGTCTCGCGGTGGTGCTGGGCCGATTATGGGCGGTAATGATGAACGAGAACAAACCCTCAACCAGTTACTCACAGAAATGGATGGCTTTGATACCAACACAGGGGTGATCATCATCGCCGCTACCAACCGCCCCGAAATCCTCGACCCCGCCTTGCGCCGTCCTGGTCGTTTTGACCGTCAAGTTTTGCTAGATCGTCCCGATAAAATCGGTCGGGAAGCAATTCTTAAAGTCCACGCGAGAAACGTTAAATTAGCCGAAGATGTCAACTTGGGAACTATTGCTACTCGAACTCCTGGCTTTGCGGGGGCAGATTTAGCCAACCTCGTGAATGAAGCTGCACTGTTAGCAGCGCGGCAAAATCGCTCCTCTGTGACAATGGCAGATTTCAACGAAGCTATTGAGCGCCTAGTTGCTGGTTTAGAAAAACGCTCTCGCGTACTGAATGAAACCGAGAAAAAGACCGTAGCTTATCACGAAGTTGGTCACGCCATCATTGCAGCTTTAATGCCTGGTGCTGGTAAAGTCGAAAAAATCTCTGTTGTCCCCCGTGGTGTGGGAGCCTTGGGTTACACAATTCAGATGCCAGAAGAAGACAGATTTTTGATGGTAGAAGATGAAATTCGCGGACGGATTGCGACTTTGTTGGGTGGACGTTCTGCCGAAGAAATCGTTTTTGGTAAGGTATCTACTGGTGCTGCTGACGACATCCAAAAAGCCACTGATTTGGCAGAACGGGTAGTGACAATTTATGGAATGAGCGATCGCTTGGGTCCGGTAGCCTTTGAAAAAATTCAACAGCAATTTCTCGAAGGTTATCCTAATCCCCGACGGGCTATCAGTCCCCAAGTAGCTGAGGAAATTGACCGTGAAGTCAAGCAGATTGTAGATAATGCTCACCACATCGCCTTGAGTATTCTGCAACATAACCGCGATTTGCTAGAGAAAACCGCACAGCAACTGTTGCAAACAGAAATCCTCGAAGGTAAACAACTACGGGAACACCTCCAACAAGTGCAAGCACCAGCAGAAATGGCAGAATGGTTGCGGACGGGTAAGCTATCTGAAGATAACCGAAGAGTGGAGACAGTTTTGCTTTAG
- a CDS encoding AI-2E family transporter — protein sequence MNLGQWIGLIALLLSLYILWQIREVLLLMFAAVVLATTLNRLARRFQRSGLRRGLAVVLAVSLFFAGVIGFFWLIVPPFAQQFRELTYRVPQGFGRFNSWLDELRSHIPIELLPYIPDLNSLIEQAQPLINRALGNSFAFVSGSLEIVLKVLLVLVLTGMFLANPDAYRKVFVRLFPSFYRRRVDGILEKCEVSLEGWITGAAIGVSVVGLMSMVGLSILHVKAALALGVLAGFMNLIPNLGPTISVIPAMAIALLDTPWKVLAVFILYFFIQQVESNFITPIVMEKQVSLLPAVTLISQLFFVTFFGFLGLFLALPLTVVAKIWVQEVLIKDVLDQWGDNHQQATELVIVSETPRFEDSAQANERREPEIPKSDDE from the coding sequence GTGAACCTCGGTCAATGGATCGGTCTAATCGCGCTACTACTGTCTTTATACATATTGTGGCAAATTCGGGAAGTGCTCTTACTGATGTTTGCCGCAGTCGTATTAGCAACTACCTTAAACCGCTTGGCGCGACGCTTTCAGCGCTCAGGTCTACGTCGTGGCTTGGCCGTTGTACTGGCAGTAAGTCTCTTTTTTGCTGGTGTCATCGGGTTCTTCTGGCTGATAGTGCCGCCTTTTGCCCAGCAATTTCGCGAACTAACCTATCGCGTTCCCCAAGGTTTTGGGCGCTTTAATAGTTGGCTTGATGAACTGCGAAGTCATATTCCTATCGAATTACTGCCCTACATACCCGATCTTAACAGTCTGATCGAACAAGCACAGCCTTTAATCAATCGGGCTTTAGGAAACTCCTTCGCCTTTGTCTCTGGCTCTTTAGAAATTGTCCTCAAGGTTTTGCTAGTGCTGGTTTTAACAGGGATGTTTTTAGCCAACCCCGACGCTTACCGGAAAGTATTTGTGCGGCTGTTTCCCTCATTTTATCGGCGGCGGGTGGATGGGATTTTAGAGAAATGTGAAGTTTCATTAGAAGGCTGGATCACAGGTGCTGCCATTGGTGTCTCTGTTGTGGGTTTGATGAGTATGGTTGGCTTGTCAATCTTGCACGTCAAAGCAGCTTTAGCACTAGGGGTTTTGGCAGGCTTTATGAACTTGATTCCCAACTTGGGTCCAACCATCAGCGTCATACCTGCAATGGCGATCGCACTTTTGGATACTCCCTGGAAAGTCTTGGCTGTCTTTATTCTCTACTTCTTCATTCAACAAGTTGAGAGCAACTTCATCACCCCCATCGTCATGGAGAAGCAAGTTTCACTACTCCCCGCAGTAACCTTAATTTCTCAGCTATTTTTTGTCACCTTCTTTGGCTTTTTAGGATTATTTCTCGCCCTACCTCTAACTGTTGTCGCTAAAATTTGGGTGCAAGAAGTATTAATTAAAGATGTATTAGATCAATGGGGAGATAATCATCAACAAGCTACAGAGTTGGTGATAGTTTCAGAAACTCCTAGATTTGAGGATTCAGCTCAAGCAAATGAGAGAAGAGAGCCAGAAATCCCGAAGAGTGACGATGAATAG
- a CDS encoding WD40 repeat domain-containing protein: MQMDWISLLKAQQVDFLQRVKKPKTCDLSLLSSQVKGCHSEIMAFWGEALAKLLDLSRQQAEIIAKNPPPTPPEYPDPPDWAIPFAKYFQRQAEDYFLREQIVERVMTERLGKLVKKLPQDTSENMVLDDEGNLRGESNFIYLLANNPKLSVKVYVADGESFNGIKKDKIRWSVTQEDLRNHQVLIFLCLFYPFTGKLGYEKQAVITGFLPTNQLDFAEPKLYITASNLLYVGGLSWYLESLMTSKDASLVVNEKTIVETIQTLPPDHPQKSIIGDWEYWQTLIGHTRGINCLAYSSRTQTANSSGCKHDTTVPILASGSRGETKLWDLAKGELIETLSEYPWVVSGLVDEVNSLAFSSDGQTLVSGGADSTIKIWHTGALDLIDILHKHHGVVRCVAFTPDGSMLATGGDDRKILFWNLRHRQVEIALSLDDTAAHSLVLSQDGQILITGSYRKIKVWRTSCQEGNTTLLDTEPLLTLMGHSHIVSSLAISADAKLLVSGSRDKMIKIWQLETGELLHTLKGHRDAVEAIALSPDGQIIASGSADKTIRLWHLQTGSLLGTFTGHANTVTALAFTASGDMLVSGSLDKTIKIWQRS; encoded by the coding sequence ATGCAGATGGATTGGATTAGCTTACTCAAAGCTCAACAAGTTGACTTCCTTCAACGTGTGAAAAAACCCAAGACTTGCGACTTATCTTTATTGTCAAGTCAAGTCAAAGGTTGCCACAGTGAAATTATGGCATTTTGGGGCGAGGCATTGGCAAAATTACTCGATCTTTCTCGCCAACAAGCCGAAATTATCGCCAAAAATCCGCCGCCGACACCGCCTGAATATCCTGATCCTCCCGATTGGGCGATACCCTTTGCCAAGTACTTCCAGCGACAAGCAGAAGATTATTTTTTGCGAGAGCAAATCGTTGAGCGGGTGATGACAGAACGTCTGGGCAAGTTGGTGAAAAAATTGCCACAAGACACTTCGGAAAACATGGTGTTAGATGATGAGGGAAATTTGCGCGGTGAAAGTAATTTCATTTACTTGCTCGCCAATAACCCCAAGTTGAGTGTTAAAGTTTACGTAGCCGATGGAGAAAGTTTTAACGGTATTAAGAAAGATAAAATCCGGTGGTCAGTAACTCAAGAAGACTTGCGAAATCACCAAGTATTAATTTTCCTGTGTTTGTTTTATCCTTTCACTGGTAAATTAGGATATGAAAAACAAGCGGTAATTACTGGCTTTTTACCCACAAATCAACTTGATTTTGCAGAACCAAAGCTGTACATCACTGCAAGTAATTTGTTGTATGTGGGAGGATTGAGTTGGTATTTAGAATCATTAATGACCAGCAAAGATGCGTCATTGGTAGTTAATGAAAAAACGATAGTCGAGACGATTCAGACTTTGCCACCAGACCATCCCCAAAAAAGCATTATCGGTGACTGGGAATACTGGCAAACATTGATTGGACACACCAGAGGAATTAATTGCCTAGCCTATTCTTCAAGAACGCAGACAGCGAACAGTTCAGGCTGTAAGCATGATACAACTGTGCCTATATTGGCCAGTGGCAGTCGTGGGGAGACGAAGTTATGGGATTTAGCTAAGGGTGAATTAATCGAGACTTTATCAGAATATCCTTGGGTGGTATCTGGGCTAGTGGATGAAGTGAATTCTCTAGCTTTTAGTTCAGATGGACAAACTTTAGTAAGTGGTGGTGCAGACTCGACGATTAAGATTTGGCACACGGGGGCACTAGATTTAATAGATATTCTGCACAAGCATCATGGGGTAGTACGGTGTGTGGCTTTTACCCCTGATGGCAGTATGTTAGCTACTGGGGGGGATGACAGAAAAATTCTGTTTTGGAATTTGCGACACCGTCAGGTAGAGATTGCCTTGTCTTTAGATGATACAGCGGCGCATTCTTTGGTTTTGAGCCAAGACGGGCAAATTTTGATTACAGGTAGCTACCGCAAAATTAAAGTCTGGCGCACCTCATGCCAAGAGGGAAATACAACTTTGCTGGATACCGAACCACTGCTTACCTTGATGGGTCATTCTCACATTGTTAGTTCTCTAGCAATCAGTGCTGATGCTAAGTTGCTCGTCAGTGGTAGCCGGGATAAGATGATTAAAATTTGGCAGTTGGAGACTGGGGAATTGCTTCACACTCTTAAGGGACATAGAGATGCTGTAGAGGCGATCGCACTTAGTCCCGACGGGCAAATTATCGCCAGCGGTAGTGCGGATAAAACTATTAGGTTGTGGCATCTACAAACAGGCTCACTGCTGGGTACTTTTACAGGACACGCAAACACAGTCACAGCACTGGCTTTCACTGCTTCCGGGGATATGTTGGTGAGTGGAAGTTTGGATAAGACGATTAAGATTTGGCAGAGAAGTTAA
- a CDS encoding AlbA family DNA-binding domain-containing protein, with the protein MSLSIYKQNISQLTKQVAELQAQASQKSNKKAQLLGQVASIRRSITSNPNPKLISSKETQIAQIYSKISAIENSEANISKKLFGKRCELTRNEETLAEEIERQSKKEQNEERRLSIDRKRQNAEEIRQLKALNSELERQNELKKLEIKDEFAASEVREIIELISKPESQHLEFKSYARWDIKQNCENKALEKNIVKTVAAFLNSEGGTLLIGVADDGQILGLENDYLTAKNKDRDSYELLLHDLLLTSNFGHHFISFISITFHQVESKEICRIIVKPSKETAYVKNGQASELYIRTGNSSRQLDAKQAIEYSKNRWGGVEDKNPYHEESNHS; encoded by the coding sequence ATGTCATTATCTATCTACAAACAAAATATTTCTCAGTTGACTAAACAAGTAGCTGAACTTCAAGCACAAGCTAGTCAAAAATCAAATAAAAAGGCTCAATTACTGGGGCAAGTTGCAAGTATTAGACGAAGTATTACAAGTAATCCAAATCCTAAGTTAATTAGTTCTAAAGAAACACAGATTGCACAAATTTATAGCAAAATATCAGCAATTGAAAATTCAGAAGCTAATATTAGCAAAAAACTCTTTGGTAAAAGGTGCGAATTAACACGTAATGAAGAAACGCTTGCTGAAGAAATAGAGAGGCAGTCTAAAAAAGAACAAAATGAAGAACGTAGGCTTTCAATAGATCGAAAACGTCAGAATGCCGAAGAAATTAGGCAATTAAAGGCATTAAACTCAGAACTTGAAAGGCAAAATGAATTAAAAAAGCTAGAAATAAAAGATGAATTTGCCGCATCTGAAGTTCGGGAGATTATTGAGTTAATTTCTAAACCCGAAAGTCAGCATTTGGAGTTTAAATCTTATGCACGTTGGGACATAAAGCAAAATTGTGAAAATAAAGCATTGGAGAAAAATATAGTTAAAACTGTTGCTGCTTTCTTGAATTCCGAAGGTGGAACTTTGCTAATTGGTGTAGCAGATGATGGTCAAATTTTAGGGCTTGAAAATGACTATCTAACAGCTAAGAATAAGGATAGAGATAGTTATGAACTACTCTTGCATGATTTATTGCTTACAAGCAATTTTGGTCATCATTTTATTTCTTTTATTAGCATAACGTTCCATCAAGTAGAAAGTAAAGAAATTTGCCGAATTATTGTTAAGCCTTCTAAAGAGACCGCTTATGTTAAAAATGGACAAGCATCAGAATTATATATTCGTACTGGAAATTCTAGTCGGCAATTAGATGCTAAACAAGCAATCGAATATTCTAAAAATCGCTGGGGTGGAGTTGAGGATAAAAACCCTTACCATGAAGAGTCAAATCACAGTTAG